A window from Bacteroidota bacterium encodes these proteins:
- a CDS encoding glycoside hydrolase family 2 protein, with amino-acid sequence MPAQIKWPAITQQTKPWTRWWWEGSAVNKKDLTWCMEQYQQAGLGGMEITPIYGVKGAEAQFINFLSPKWVEMLQYSLTEGKRLGLGIDMATGTGWPFGGPWVQDKDASKYIAFKSYSLNGGEMLKDTVQYRQESFVRTANGKPLKVDQVLNPITANKNLQEMALDQVRFDVMLPLKLLMAYDEKGKSIDVTKNVVNGKLKWTAPAGNWRLIALFEGLHGKMVERAAPGGEGRAIDHFNGQALKNYLSEFDKAFAGKDISSLRSFFNDSYEVDDARGQSNWTPDLFNEFKKRRGYDLKNELPALFATDNSDRHTRVLYDYRETISDLLLEKFTQPWHAWAKAKGKLIRNQSHGSPANILDLYATIDIPETEGTNLTRFKFATSSAHVMGKPLASSESATWLNDHFLSTLGDVKLILDKYFLGGVNHIFYHGTNYSPKDEPFPGWLFYAAVHFTPANPFWKDFGTLNAYAARCQSFLQAGKPSNDVLLYFPFADRNNLPSRGGMLHHYDGMEGFEGTSFNKSAEEMLELGYSWDLISDRQIQLLQVVNGKIKAPGDDYQTLVLSGVKYLLLTTLQKLVSLSKAGAQIIFHDGVPKMVPGLSDIENKQKQFDALIGQIKFETTNAPGINNAKLGKGTLWEGKELKYLLANADVRHERYLAEEKLKCIRRKIAGGEYYFITNDGKETFNNWVLLNTPIQYAALYDPMLERSGVAMTRQGDANTLDIFLQLAPGESCVVQTGPAKFRGAMFPYAKVAGDAVTISGDPIAIGWKLNFISGGPTLPKETIVGQLQSWTDLAVEGVKEFSGTAQYSISFNRPAGNPSSWLLNLGDVKESATVILNGKKIATLIGPSYTVAITPNLIKPVNDLQVIVTNGMANRIIDLDKKGIQWKKFYNINMSARLAENRGADGLFTAAKWLPKPSGLLGPVTLTPMKFE; translated from the coding sequence ATTCCTGCACAAATAAAATGGCCGGCCATAACACAACAAACAAAACCATGGACAAGATGGTGGTGGGAAGGAAGTGCCGTAAATAAAAAAGATCTGACATGGTGCATGGAACAATACCAACAGGCAGGATTGGGTGGCATGGAAATAACACCGATATATGGAGTGAAAGGTGCAGAAGCTCAATTCATAAATTTTTTATCACCGAAATGGGTGGAGATGCTGCAATATAGTTTGACTGAAGGAAAAAGATTAGGTCTTGGTATTGATATGGCAACAGGTACCGGCTGGCCTTTCGGCGGACCATGGGTTCAGGATAAGGATGCGAGCAAATACATAGCTTTTAAATCCTATTCATTGAATGGAGGTGAAATGCTGAAAGATACTGTTCAATACAGGCAGGAAAGTTTTGTTCGCACTGCCAATGGTAAACCACTAAAAGTGGATCAGGTTTTAAATCCCATAACAGCAAATAAGAACTTACAGGAAATGGCATTGGACCAGGTGAGATTTGATGTAATGCTGCCATTAAAATTGCTGATGGCTTATGATGAGAAAGGAAAATCAATTGATGTAACAAAGAATGTTGTGAATGGAAAATTAAAGTGGACGGCTCCTGCGGGTAATTGGAGACTCATTGCTTTGTTTGAAGGGCTGCATGGTAAAATGGTTGAAAGAGCTGCACCCGGTGGTGAAGGACGAGCTATTGATCATTTTAACGGGCAGGCATTAAAAAATTATTTATCAGAATTTGATAAAGCATTTGCAGGAAAAGATATTTCATCATTGCGAAGCTTTTTTAATGATAGTTATGAAGTAGATGATGCAAGAGGCCAAAGCAACTGGACACCAGATCTTTTTAATGAATTTAAAAAGCGTCGTGGGTATGATCTGAAAAATGAATTGCCAGCTTTATTTGCAACCGATAATTCCGACAGGCATACAAGAGTATTGTATGATTACCGGGAAACTATTTCTGATCTGCTATTGGAAAAATTTACACAGCCCTGGCACGCATGGGCAAAAGCAAAAGGGAAATTGATCCGTAATCAAAGTCATGGTTCGCCTGCAAATATTCTGGATCTCTATGCAACGATTGATATTCCTGAAACAGAAGGAACAAATCTTACCCGGTTTAAGTTTGCTACTTCATCAGCACATGTAATGGGTAAGCCATTGGCATCTTCAGAATCTGCTACATGGTTGAATGATCATTTTCTTTCTACTCTAGGTGATGTGAAACTGATTCTCGATAAATATTTTCTCGGAGGAGTTAATCATATTTTTTATCATGGCACTAACTACTCTCCGAAAGATGAACCGTTTCCCGGTTGGTTATTTTATGCAGCGGTGCATTTTACACCTGCCAATCCTTTCTGGAAAGATTTCGGTACGCTGAATGCTTATGCGGCAAGATGCCAAAGCTTTTTGCAGGCAGGTAAACCATCGAATGATGTGTTATTATATTTTCCTTTTGCTGACAGAAACAATCTGCCGTCGAGAGGCGGTATGCTGCATCATTATGATGGTATGGAAGGTTTTGAGGGAACATCATTTAATAAATCAGCAGAAGAAATGCTGGAACTGGGTTATAGCTGGGATTTGATAAGTGACCGGCAAATTCAATTGTTGCAAGTTGTGAACGGTAAAATAAAAGCACCGGGCGACGATTATCAAACTCTTGTTTTAAGCGGAGTAAAATATTTACTGTTAACTACTTTGCAGAAATTAGTTTCATTGTCAAAAGCTGGAGCACAGATCATTTTTCATGATGGTGTTCCCAAAATGGTTCCGGGACTGAGTGATATTGAGAATAAACAAAAACAGTTTGATGCGTTAATTGGACAAATAAAATTTGAAACTACAAATGCTCCCGGTATTAATAATGCCAAATTGGGTAAAGGAACACTCTGGGAAGGTAAGGAACTGAAGTATTTACTGGCCAATGCAGATGTACGTCATGAAAGATATCTCGCAGAAGAAAAATTGAAATGTATCCGTAGGAAAATTGCCGGAGGCGAATATTATTTTATCACGAACGACGGTAAAGAGACTTTCAATAATTGGGTTTTACTGAATACGCCAATACAATATGCTGCATTGTATGATCCTATGCTGGAAAGAAGCGGTGTAGCAATGACAAGACAAGGGGATGCGAATACGCTGGATATTTTTTTACAACTGGCTCCCGGCGAATCATGCGTGGTGCAAACAGGTCCGGCAAAGTTCAGGGGAGCAATGTTTCCATATGCCAAGGTTGCAGGCGATGCTGTAACAATCAGTGGTGACCCGATAGCTATCGGGTGGAAGCTGAATTTTATTTCAGGCGGCCCTACACTACCAAAAGAAACAATAGTGGGTCAATTACAATCATGGACGGACTTGGCTGTAGAAGGAGTGAAAGAATTCTCAGGCACTGCGCAATACAGCATCAGTTTTAATAGGCCTGCTGGTAATCCCAGTTCATGGTTATTGAATTTGGGTGATGTAAAAGAATCGGCAACTGTAATATTGAATGGCAAAAAAATAGCTACACTGATCGGGCCTTCATATACAGTGGCAATTACACCAAACTTAATAAAGCCTGTTAATGACTTGCAGGTAATAGTAACCAATGGTATGGCTAACCGCATCATTGATTTGGATAAGAAAGGTATTCAATGGAAAAAATTTTATAATATAAATATGTCAGCACGGTTGGCGGAAAACCGTGGGGCCGATGGTTTATTCACCGCTGCTAAATGGCTACCCAAACCTTCAGGATTACTCGGACCCGTAACACTTACACCAATGAAATTTGAATGA
- a CDS encoding glycosyl hydrolase has product MSKLLMLFIFCVSSINIFAQKNAAPKPLYDDPVYHGAADPVIIYNKAKKKWWMLYTNRRASIQDSTVQWVHGTRIGIAESKDGRTWKYVDTCNINYHVDEGYTHWAPDVIEHKGTYHMYLTYVPGTFKDWNHPRVIIHLTSKDLKNWNYQSTLKLVNEKVIDASVFKINDTLWRMWYNNERDGKSIWYADSKDLYNWTDKGKAIAARGEGPKTFYWQGKYFMIVDAWKGMEVYSSSDLLNWKKQDSRILENPGKGKDDQAIGGHCDVVVNEGRAFVCYFTHPGRSKANPAPRGSFDDKRSVIQIAELKYINGEIICDRDEPTQIKLKR; this is encoded by the coding sequence ATGAGTAAACTTTTAATGCTTTTTATTTTTTGTGTTTCTTCAATAAACATATTTGCTCAAAAGAACGCTGCACCTAAACCTTTATATGATGATCCCGTTTATCATGGTGCTGCTGACCCGGTGATTATTTACAATAAAGCAAAGAAGAAATGGTGGATGCTCTACACCAATCGCCGTGCTTCTATCCAGGATTCAACTGTGCAGTGGGTGCATGGAACAAGAATAGGTATTGCAGAAAGTAAAGATGGAAGAACATGGAAATATGTTGATACCTGTAATATTAATTATCATGTTGATGAAGGCTATACTCACTGGGCGCCGGATGTGATCGAGCATAAAGGAACTTATCACATGTATCTTACTTATGTACCCGGTACATTCAAAGATTGGAACCATCCAAGAGTTATTATTCATCTTACCAGTAAAGATCTAAAAAACTGGAACTACCAGTCAACGTTGAAACTGGTGAATGAAAAAGTAATTGATGCTTCTGTGTTTAAAATAAATGATACGCTTTGGCGGATGTGGTATAATAATGAACGGGATGGAAAAAGTATCTGGTATGCTGATAGCAAAGATCTATACAACTGGACTGATAAAGGAAAAGCAATTGCAGCAAGAGGGGAGGGTCCTAAAACATTTTACTGGCAGGGGAAATACTTTATGATCGTTGATGCATGGAAGGGAATGGAAGTTTATTCAAGCAGTGATCTCCTCAACTGGAAAAAACAAGATTCAAGAATTTTGGAAAATCCCGGAAAAGGAAAAGATGACCAGGCCATTGGCGGGCATTGTGATGTGGTGGTAAATGAAGGAAGGGCTTTTGTGTGTTATTTCACACACCCCGGCCGAAGCAAAGCGAATCCTGCTCCAAGAGGTTCCTTTGATGATAAACGAAGTGTGATACAAATAGCTGAATTGAAATATATAAATGGTGAAATTATTTGTGACAGGGATGAACCAACACAGATAAAACTAAAACGATAA
- a CDS encoding DUF4450 domain-containing protein, with protein sequence MKKLFFLSVLLLRFSCTEAQIKVDTTLWHGKERTVHYYPQGTDFVCENGKLRFNRALYGTNTAFRVEAGDLPEFAMYMPGMGGNLRFALMNADKRKWLIEAQSIKTIYRAGSMLYEIEDPLLGNGKLFISVLALSNAEGMVVKIRSENITGDVQLLWIYGGASGKKFSRDGDIGADPESSFYLKAENCSDNRYQLLNEKFVLTYGTGKVLTEEERYEIQTKPESQLTGEIGNAKKITGFYPSSSSARLIDASNPERIFNPLDSAKKDFCVGGKLQLKNVEEYFLLHNTATPITKKADQEFNDAEAVRKKLADRIKINTPDKYLNTLGAALSVAADAIWEEPTYMHGAIAWRMRLPGWRGAYVADPLGWHDRARTHFDAYEKSQLTTPATSGVVMDTALNLARHLEKIGTQLFSEGYITRNPNGYIGAHHYDMNLGFIDQLLNHFNYTGDIGYVKKMWPLLKRHLAWEKKNFDADGDGLYDAYAAIWASDAMQYSGGGVTHSSAYNYRAFKEAARLAKLIGEDGVAYEKEANKILNAINKNLWMPEKGWYAEYKDLLGNKLLHPAAGLWTIYHAIDSKVPDAFQAYQSLRYIDKQIPHIPVIAKGWDEKDLYLLSETNWQPYTWSLNNVVFAENLHTALAYWQGNRNEDAFKLWRSTILETMYLSSSPGNFQQLSFYDAIRGELYRDFADGLGMTARTLVEGLFGIQPDALNKRLVIKPGFPAAWDNASIQTADISFDFVRTGDKEVYTIKQNTYGHLGLQLILPALKDNIAEVFVNGKPVKWKPVQNTIGRPSVEINVPAGENYSIVINWRGNKLSQLFYRKQLYNYEKLVVDSKILSGFELYDPQKVLREVSTGKNFLSARFTEKGGHKTIFIKTKQGAFTWWQALDIYITEEYPIAEVTPINEKRLFEKIDLTPSFNDPVTQIFKNKYLSPRPKSPTLQLPTQGIGNWAYHSVQVNISDSGLRTIAGTKNEFITSTGIPFQTPGTTNSKNIVFTSMWDNYPDSIIIPLKGNASHAYFLMAGSTNPMQSRLLNGEIIISYTDGTSDHLELKNPENWWPIEQDYYTDGFAFTTDAPKPIRISLKTGKEIPKDYKYTSIRGFSNFGIDGGAATVLSMPLDSKKKLKDLVLKTVANDVVIGLMSITLLR encoded by the coding sequence ATGAAGAAATTATTTTTCTTATCAGTTTTATTATTGAGGTTCTCATGTACCGAAGCTCAGATCAAAGTCGATACAACCTTATGGCATGGAAAGGAGAGAACGGTTCATTACTATCCGCAAGGAACTGATTTTGTCTGTGAAAATGGTAAACTCCGTTTCAACCGTGCATTATATGGAACCAATACAGCTTTCAGAGTTGAAGCAGGCGATTTGCCTGAGTTCGCTATGTATATGCCCGGTATGGGAGGTAATCTGCGTTTTGCATTGATGAATGCCGATAAAAGAAAATGGTTGATTGAAGCGCAAAGTATAAAGACCATTTACAGGGCGGGTAGTATGTTATATGAGATCGAAGATCCATTACTCGGCAATGGAAAGCTATTTATTTCTGTATTGGCTTTAAGCAATGCAGAAGGTATGGTGGTTAAAATAAGATCAGAAAATATAACAGGCGATGTTCAGTTGTTATGGATATACGGCGGCGCATCAGGCAAAAAATTTTCAAGAGATGGTGATATTGGTGCTGACCCTGAATCATCTTTTTATTTGAAAGCTGAAAACTGTTCCGATAATCGCTACCAGTTGCTGAATGAAAAATTTGTTCTTACCTATGGCACAGGCAAAGTACTGACAGAAGAAGAACGGTATGAAATTCAAACTAAACCTGAGAGTCAGCTTACAGGTGAGATAGGTAATGCAAAAAAAATAACAGGGTTTTATCCATCTTCTTCATCTGCCAGGTTGATTGATGCCTCCAATCCGGAAAGGATTTTTAATCCACTTGACTCGGCTAAAAAAGACTTTTGTGTTGGAGGTAAATTGCAATTAAAAAATGTTGAAGAATATTTTCTGTTACACAATACAGCAACTCCAATTACGAAAAAAGCTGATCAGGAATTTAATGATGCCGAAGCAGTAAGAAAAAAATTGGCAGACAGAATTAAAATAAATACCCCTGATAAATATTTAAATACACTCGGTGCTGCATTATCTGTTGCTGCTGATGCTATCTGGGAAGAACCAACTTATATGCATGGCGCTATTGCCTGGCGTATGCGTTTGCCCGGCTGGCGGGGTGCTTATGTTGCTGATCCTCTTGGTTGGCATGACAGGGCAAGAACACATTTTGATGCGTATGAAAAATCACAGTTAACAACACCTGCAACAAGCGGCGTAGTGATGGATACTGCTTTAAATCTTGCAAGACATTTAGAAAAAATAGGCACACAATTATTCAGTGAAGGATATATCACCCGCAATCCAAATGGTTATATAGGTGCCCATCATTATGATATGAATCTTGGTTTTATTGACCAGTTGCTCAATCATTTTAATTATACAGGTGATATTGGGTATGTAAAAAAGATGTGGCCTTTACTGAAACGGCATCTTGCATGGGAAAAGAAAAATTTTGATGCAGATGGCGATGGCTTATATGATGCGTATGCAGCTATCTGGGCAAGCGATGCTATGCAATACAGTGGAGGAGGAGTTACTCATTCAAGTGCCTATAATTATCGTGCATTTAAAGAAGCTGCAAGATTGGCAAAACTGATCGGTGAAGACGGGGTGGCTTATGAAAAAGAAGCAAACAAAATATTAAATGCTATCAACAAAAACTTGTGGATGCCAGAAAAAGGTTGGTATGCAGAATATAAAGATTTACTCGGAAATAAATTACTTCATCCTGCTGCTGGTTTGTGGACCATTTATCATGCAATAGACAGTAAAGTGCCTGATGCTTTTCAAGCATACCAAAGTTTAAGATATATAGATAAGCAGATTCCGCATATACCTGTAATTGCAAAAGGTTGGGATGAAAAAGATTTGTACTTGTTAAGCGAAACTAACTGGCAACCTTATACATGGAGTTTGAATAATGTAGTATTTGCTGAGAATCTTCATACAGCTTTGGCTTACTGGCAGGGTAATAGAAATGAAGATGCATTTAAACTCTGGCGCAGTACTATTTTAGAAACAATGTATTTAAGTTCAAGCCCCGGAAATTTTCAGCAATTAAGTTTTTATGATGCAATACGGGGCGAATTATACAGGGACTTTGCAGATGGATTAGGAATGACAGCAAGAACTTTAGTGGAAGGTTTGTTTGGCATACAACCCGATGCGTTGAATAAACGATTAGTGATAAAACCGGGTTTTCCGGCAGCATGGGATAATGCATCCATACAAACGGCGGATATTAGTTTCGATTTTGTGAGAACGGGAGATAAAGAAGTTTACACAATCAAACAAAATACTTACGGGCATCTTGGTTTGCAATTGATCCTTCCTGCTTTGAAAGATAATATTGCTGAAGTATTTGTTAACGGTAAACCGGTTAAATGGAAGCCTGTTCAGAATACAATAGGGAGACCGTCTGTTGAGATTAATGTACCTGCGGGTGAAAACTATAGTATTGTTATTAATTGGAGGGGAAATAAATTAAGCCAGTTATTCTATCGTAAACAATTATACAATTATGAAAAATTGGTAGTCGATTCTAAAATTTTATCCGGGTTTGAATTATATGATCCGCAAAAAGTGCTTAGAGAAGTGTCAACAGGTAAAAATTTCCTTTCTGCCAGGTTCACAGAGAAAGGAGGGCACAAAACAATTTTTATAAAAACAAAGCAAGGTGCATTTACATGGTGGCAGGCTTTGGATATTTATATTACAGAAGAATATCCTATTGCTGAAGTAACGCCCATAAATGAAAAAAGACTTTTTGAAAAAATTGATTTGACTCCATCTTTCAACGATCCAGTAACACAGATTTTTAAAAACAAGTATCTCTCACCAAGACCAAAATCGCCAACGCTTCAATTGCCAACACAAGGAATTGGAAATTGGGCTTACCATTCTGTTCAGGTAAATATTTCAGATAGCGGATTAAGAACAATAGCTGGAACAAAAAATGAATTCATTACTTCAACAGGTATCCCTTTTCAGACACCCGGTACTACAAACTCAAAAAATATTGTATTCACTTCCATGTGGGACAACTACCCGGATTCAATTATCATTCCTTTAAAAGGAAATGCATCACATGCCTATTTCCTCATGGCAGGTAGCACCAATCCAATGCAGAGCCGGTTGCTCAATGGAGAAATTATTATCAGCTACACAGATGGTACTTCAGATCATCTTGAATTGAAAAATCCAGAAAACTGGTGGCCCATTGAACAGGATTATTACACTGATGGATTTGCTTTTACGACTGATGCACCAAAACCAATTCGCATTTCATTAAAAACAGGAAAAGAAATTCCCAAAGATTATAAATACACATCTATACGTGGTTTTTCAAACTTTGGTATTGATGGTGGTGCTGCAACAGTACTTAGTATGCCATTGGATAGTAAAAAGAAATTAAAGGACCTTGTTTTGAAAACAGTAGCCAATGATGTGGTTATCGGACTGATGAGCATAACACTGCTGCGATAA
- a CDS encoding glycoside hydrolase family 2 encodes MRNLLSGLFLLCAVVSSAQQKQIQYLSGTDATHTMQWDFFCTAGRNSGEWKKIQVPSCWEQQGFGNYNYGRDYKTNGKNARFYDEQGMYKYQFKVPASWKGKSINIVFDGSMTDTEVKINGKSAGDIHQGAFYRFKYDITSLLFFDKPNTLEVTVSKMSSDASVNNAERLADYWVFGGIFRPVFLEAMPKQYIDYVGIDAKHDGKFAMQVWKKGLSQNAFVVTTITDSNKKVIASAKTPVAKADENIIVNTQAQNIKQWTSETPTLYNANIVLQDAAGKKLYELNEKFGFRTIEIRYGMGVYINGTQVKFKGVNRHCFWPETARALSNENQLTDVLLLKEMNMNAVRCSHYPPDKYFLQLCDSLGIYVLDELAGWQKFYSSKAGEPLVKEMVLRDLNHPSIIFWDNGNEGGTNKDLDDDFVKWDFQKRPVIHPHHRPGNQFNGIDCNHYEDYYSTQKILNDSLIYMPTEFLHAQDDGGGGSAMQDFWELHWKSQKSAGGFIWAMVDESVVRTDLNGMLDANGLNANDGILGPHREKEGSFYALREIFSPVKLSLSNQLPSNFNGEIELENRFHFLNTNQCTFYWALVDYSKPFDRFDGYVVKQKGVASSPNISPVQKGSLKINLPADYKNYDALVIVAKDNFGKEIYKWTSKIKDNASLLQNFVTLKNDSTFLKETDTVYTITGGEVSIVLDKKTGSLVTTRNTANDYVLSFNNGPVLVKGNAAVVSSKAYKEENSQVVEFTYSGNMKYVKWKMNASGWTTMEYEYSIEGDQPFAGISFNYPENYVLSSRWLGKGPARQWKNRVAGTPINVWQNIYNNTHTGYSPVVYPEFKGYYGEVSWMELSTVQGKLYIASPDTGLFVRLFDFYALSDAIKPHPEVPLGNISFLDCIPPIGTKLAVGLTTNTRVYGPQSELNHLSGNKKRTLYFYFGMPKTINSKEQYSRPKVDEVF; translated from the coding sequence ATGCGCAACTTACTATCAGGATTATTCCTGCTTTGTGCCGTTGTTTCTTCGGCACAACAGAAGCAAATACAGTATCTCAGCGGCACCGATGCCACACATACGATGCAATGGGATTTCTTTTGCACGGCAGGTCGAAATAGTGGCGAATGGAAAAAGATACAAGTGCCGAGCTGCTGGGAGCAGCAAGGCTTTGGCAATTATAATTATGGCCGTGATTATAAAACCAATGGAAAGAATGCAAGGTTTTATGATGAGCAGGGAATGTATAAATACCAGTTTAAAGTGCCTGCATCCTGGAAAGGAAAAAGTATCAATATCGTTTTTGACGGCAGCATGACGGATACAGAAGTAAAGATCAATGGTAAGTCAGCAGGAGATATACATCAAGGAGCTTTCTATCGTTTCAAATATGATATCACGTCACTTTTATTTTTCGATAAGCCAAATACATTGGAAGTAACTGTAAGTAAAATGAGCAGCGATGCCAGTGTAAATAATGCTGAGCGGTTAGCCGACTATTGGGTGTTCGGTGGCATCTTTCGTCCGGTGTTTCTTGAAGCAATGCCAAAACAATACATAGATTATGTTGGTATTGATGCAAAGCATGATGGAAAATTTGCCATGCAGGTTTGGAAAAAAGGATTGTCTCAAAATGCTTTTGTTGTTACCACCATTACAGATTCAAATAAGAAAGTTATTGCCTCGGCAAAAACTCCTGTTGCTAAGGCTGATGAAAATATAATTGTAAATACTCAGGCTCAAAATATCAAGCAATGGACTTCAGAAACACCAACCCTTTATAATGCGAATATTGTGTTGCAGGATGCAGCTGGAAAAAAATTATATGAGCTGAATGAAAAATTTGGTTTCAGAACTATTGAGATACGTTATGGCATGGGTGTTTATATAAATGGGACACAGGTAAAGTTCAAAGGAGTCAATCGTCATTGCTTCTGGCCAGAGACAGCAAGGGCATTAAGCAATGAGAATCAATTAACGGATGTTTTGCTGTTAAAAGAAATGAATATGAACGCCGTTCGTTGTTCTCATTATCCTCCGGATAAATATTTTTTACAACTGTGCGATTCACTGGGCATTTATGTATTGGATGAACTGGCTGGCTGGCAAAAATTTTATTCATCAAAAGCCGGTGAACCGCTGGTAAAGGAAATGGTATTAAGAGATTTGAATCATCCTTCCATTATTTTCTGGGATAATGGTAATGAAGGCGGCACGAACAAAGACCTTGATGATGATTTTGTAAAATGGGATTTTCAAAAACGTCCCGTTATACATCCGCATCATCGCCCCGGCAACCAGTTCAATGGTATTGATTGCAACCACTATGAAGATTATTACAGCACACAGAAAATCCTAAACGATTCACTCATTTATATGCCCACTGAATTTTTACATGCACAGGATGATGGCGGTGGTGGTTCAGCGATGCAAGATTTCTGGGAGCTCCATTGGAAATCACAAAAATCTGCCGGTGGTTTTATCTGGGCAATGGTGGATGAATCGGTTGTAAGAACAGATTTAAATGGTATGCTGGATGCAAATGGCCTGAATGCAAATGATGGCATTCTTGGCCCGCACCGCGAAAAAGAAGGAAGCTTTTATGCATTGCGTGAAATTTTTTCTCCTGTTAAGCTTTCTTTATCCAATCAGTTGCCTTCAAATTTCAATGGAGAAATTGAACTTGAGAACCGGTTTCATTTTCTGAACACCAACCAGTGTACTTTTTATTGGGCATTGGTGGATTATAGCAAACCCTTCGATCGTTTTGATGGCTATGTTGTAAAACAAAAAGGAGTTGCGTCATCGCCAAATATATCCCCTGTTCAAAAGGGCAGCCTGAAAATTAATTTACCTGCTGATTATAAAAATTATGATGCGTTGGTGATCGTTGCAAAAGATAATTTTGGAAAAGAAATTTATAAATGGACTTCAAAAATAAAGGATAATGCTTCTTTGCTGCAAAACTTCGTTACACTAAAGAATGATTCAACATTTTTAAAAGAAACTGATACAGTTTATACGATCACAGGAGGTGAAGTAAGTATAGTGCTGGATAAAAAAACGGGCAGCCTTGTTACAACAAGAAATACGGCCAACGATTATGTGTTGTCATTTAACAATGGTCCTGTGCTGGTAAAAGGAAATGCAGCAGTTGTTTCGTCTAAAGCATACAAAGAAGAAAATAGCCAGGTGGTAGAGTTTACGTACAGCGGCAATATGAAATATGTAAAATGGAAAATGAATGCCAGCGGGTGGACAACGATGGAATATGAATATAGTATTGAAGGAGATCAACCATTTGCAGGTATCAGTTTTAATTATCCTGAGAATTATGTTTTGTCAAGCCGTTGGTTGGGTAAAGGCCCGGCACGACAATGGAAAAACCGGGTAGCTGGTACACCAATTAATGTATGGCAGAATATTTATAATAATACACATACCGGCTATTCGCCGGTTGTATATCCTGAGTTCAAAGGTTATTATGGAGAGGTTTCGTGGATGGAGCTTAGTACTGTGCAGGGTAAATTATATATCGCTAGTCCCGATACTGGTTTATTTGTCCGCCTCTTTGATTTTTATGCATTGAGTGATGCAATTAAACCGCATCCCGAAGTTCCTTTAGGTAATATTTCGTTTTTAGATTGTATTCCGCCGATTGGAACAAAGTTAGCAGTTGGTCTCACTACCAATACAAGAGTGTATGGCCCGCAAAGCGAATTGAATCATTTAAGTGGCAATAAAAAACGTACGTTGTATTTTTATTTCGGTATGCCAAAAACAATAAACAGCAAGGAGCAATATAGCAGACCGAAGGTTGATGAAGTATTTTAA